In the Geobacter sp. FeAm09 genome, one interval contains:
- the flgK gene encoding flagellar hook-associated protein FlgK — translation MSLSSALQIGRSGLGAYQTAIDVTGENIANVNTAGYSRQTAELETAPQTTTSGLSLGNGVSVASIARSYDALLQSEIVGAQTEQGYDTTTYTALQAVEPSFNEVSTDGLGAAISDFFGSWQDLTNNPTGTAERQSVLTAAQNLVDNFNSVSKTLSDSITGENTSLVTLTDSINQNLTSIADLNGQIRTIEQAGGNANELKDQRDQKIQDLSQQIGITYTENSDGTTDVNFADSGAALVSGTKAGSFSLVTNAATGLYDVSLTAAGDTAAVQVTPASGKLGATIDLRDSILPEYQSKIDALATGIATAVNAQQQAGYDLTGAAGIALFSPATSGATIAVNAAITSTDQIAASSSASAKGDSGNALLLADLANDTSAMSGSTFGGYYNNLVTQVGQDVQNSKNNVTQDEAYTTQLSTLRESNSGVSLDEELINLTKYQKSYAASAKLITTVSDMMDTVLGLIR, via the coding sequence ATGAGCCTTAGTTCGGCGCTGCAAATAGGAAGGAGTGGTCTCGGTGCGTACCAGACCGCCATTGACGTAACCGGTGAAAATATCGCCAATGTCAATACCGCCGGCTATTCCCGCCAGACGGCGGAGCTCGAAACGGCCCCCCAGACAACCACGAGCGGCCTGTCCTTGGGGAACGGCGTGAGCGTCGCTTCCATAGCGCGCTCTTACGATGCCCTGCTGCAGAGTGAGATCGTGGGCGCCCAGACCGAGCAGGGATACGACACCACCACGTATACCGCGCTCCAGGCGGTTGAACCCTCCTTCAATGAGGTCTCCACCGACGGGTTGGGGGCGGCGATCAGCGACTTTTTCGGGTCATGGCAGGATCTGACCAACAACCCCACCGGCACGGCCGAGCGGCAATCGGTTCTGACCGCCGCCCAGAACCTGGTGGACAACTTCAATTCCGTCAGCAAGACCCTTTCGGACAGCATCACGGGGGAAAATACCTCCCTGGTGACGTTGACGGACAGCATCAATCAGAATCTGACGAGTATCGCCGACCTCAACGGCCAGATCAGGACCATCGAGCAGGCCGGCGGCAACGCCAACGAGCTGAAGGACCAGCGGGATCAGAAGATTCAGGATCTTTCCCAGCAGATCGGGATTACCTATACGGAAAACAGCGACGGCACCACGGATGTGAACTTTGCCGATAGCGGCGCAGCCCTGGTGAGCGGGACCAAGGCCGGTTCGTTTTCCCTGGTCACCAATGCCGCAACCGGGCTCTACGATGTCAGCCTGACCGCAGCCGGGGACACCGCTGCCGTCCAGGTCACGCCGGCATCGGGCAAGCTCGGCGCAACCATCGACCTGCGCGACTCCATACTACCGGAGTACCAGAGCAAGATCGACGCCTTGGCGACCGGCATCGCCACGGCGGTCAATGCCCAGCAGCAGGCCGGCTACGACCTGACCGGCGCGGCCGGGATCGCCCTGTTCAGCCCCGCAACGAGCGGGGCGACCATTGCCGTCAACGCAGCCATAACCAGCACGGACCAGATTGCCGCTTCGTCGAGCGCCTCCGCGAAAGGGGACAGCGGCAATGCCCTGCTGCTTGCGGACCTGGCCAACGATACCTCGGCCATGTCCGGTTCGACCTTCGGCGGTTATTACAACAACCTGGTCACCCAGGTCGGCCAGGATGTGCAGAACAGCAAGAACAACGTCACCCAGGACGAAGCCTATACCACCCAGTTGAGCACGCTGCGCGAATCGAACTCGGGCGTATCCCTGGACGAAGAGCTGATCAATCTCACCAAGTACCAGAAATCGTATGCGGCTTCGGCCAAGTTGATCACGACGGTATCCGATATGATGGATACGGTTTTGGGACTCATCCGGTAG
- a CDS encoding flagellar biosynthesis repressor FlbT, whose protein sequence is MSLKLHLKPYEKIILGGAVIKCGGTPVNFIVENNSVAILRQKDIMTEAGATTPARRIYFILQLMYIDNDARSPKYLEAFAELEQEMAAAAPSSRRYFVEIRDCIASGRLYKALKTAQELIGYEGQLVAQADKGLTTPASHQPAFGAPLASAVSP, encoded by the coding sequence ATGTCGCTGAAACTCCATCTCAAGCCGTATGAAAAGATCATCCTGGGCGGGGCCGTCATCAAATGCGGCGGTACACCGGTCAACTTCATCGTGGAGAACAACAGCGTCGCCATACTCCGCCAGAAAGACATCATGACGGAGGCCGGCGCCACGACCCCGGCGCGCCGGATCTACTTCATCCTGCAACTCATGTACATCGATAACGATGCCCGCAGCCCGAAATACCTGGAGGCGTTTGCGGAGTTGGAGCAGGAGATGGCCGCGGCCGCTCCCAGCAGCCGGCGCTATTTTGTCGAGATCAGGGATTGCATTGCATCAGGCAGGCTTTACAAGGCGTTGAAGACGGCCCAGGAACTGATCGGCTATGAAGGACAACTCGTGGCACAGGCAGACAAAGGCTTGACTACCCCCGCCTCCCATCAACCGGCATTCGGCGCACCGCTCGCTTCGGCAGTTTCCCCGTAG
- the ispE gene encoding 4-(cytidine 5'-diphospho)-2-C-methyl-D-erythritol kinase, whose translation MKSLTLQAPAKVNYRLDVIRRRPDGYHDLRMVMQRVNLCDAITITLTGTPGILVTCGKNGVPDGPGNIAWKAAKALLDLADPGEGAVIDIAKNIPVAAGLGGGSSDAATVLMGMNELLGLGLSEQRLMEIGLTLGADVPFFIFQKPALAEGVGEQLTPMPAMPAAWVLLVNPGVHVSTAWVYRSLQLTNREGLAKLPELFRSMEDVCSILSNDLESVTIPAFPVIAEIREAMLREGAAGAMMSGSGPTVFGLFGDRESAERARTVLTDGTGWFAAVAETI comes from the coding sequence GTGAAGAGCCTGACGTTACAAGCCCCAGCCAAGGTCAACTACCGCCTGGACGTGATCCGGCGCCGTCCCGATGGCTACCACGATCTGCGCATGGTCATGCAGCGGGTCAACCTGTGCGATGCCATCACCATTACCCTGACCGGGACTCCCGGCATCCTCGTAACCTGCGGCAAGAACGGCGTACCCGACGGCCCGGGCAACATCGCCTGGAAGGCGGCCAAGGCCCTGCTCGACCTGGCGGACCCGGGAGAGGGAGCGGTCATCGACATCGCCAAGAACATCCCGGTTGCGGCCGGGCTGGGCGGAGGCAGCAGCGATGCCGCCACGGTGCTCATGGGCATGAACGAGCTCCTGGGCCTGGGGCTTTCGGAACAGCGCCTCATGGAAATCGGCCTTACCTTGGGCGCCGACGTGCCCTTCTTCATCTTCCAGAAACCGGCCCTGGCGGAGGGCGTCGGCGAGCAGCTCACCCCCATGCCGGCCATGCCGGCCGCCTGGGTGTTGCTGGTCAACCCCGGCGTGCATGTTTCCACGGCCTGGGTTTATCGAAGTTTACAGTTGACAAACCGGGAAGGTCTGGCTAAACTCCCCGAGCTTTTCCGGAGTATGGAGGATGTCTGCTCGATCCTTTCCAACGACCTGGAATCGGTAACCATACCCGCTTTCCCCGTGATTGCCGAGATCAGGGAGGCCATGCTCCGCGAAGGTGCGGCAGGGGCCATGATGTCCGGCAGCGGCCCGACGGTCTTCGGCCTCTTCGGGGACCGGGAAAGCGCCGAGCGGGCCCGCACCGTCCTGACCGACGGCACCGGCTGGTTTGCCGCCGTTGCCGAGACCATCTGA
- the flgL gene encoding flagellar hook-associated protein FlgL has translation MRISSNTSAINSIYNLQKGQATFNRLTELTTSEQNVNRPSDDPTATSTLLNIGDTLKAIDKYSTNITKATTFLTITNNALTGISDTISQAKELVASISDGSDSATERQSVHDQLVSLKKQIIDYANTQSGDNTYVFGGTSNSTAPFSYTSNSYGGDGNQSQVEIAENSYQSLTVTGDRLLKGAGSNPSYGSTDILQTLDNLISAVGDSTTASDATAIQQGAKDLEAGASQINNAQIDVAARMKRLETMATMNTNSKNTLENVVSDIQNVDLTTVGVQLSQQQSAYEAALAATAKISSLSLLDYL, from the coding sequence ATGAGAATTTCGTCGAACACGTCGGCTATCAATTCAATCTACAATTTGCAGAAGGGGCAGGCGACCTTCAACAGGCTGACCGAGTTGACGACATCGGAGCAGAATGTCAACCGGCCGAGCGACGACCCCACGGCCACGAGCACCCTGCTCAATATCGGCGATACGCTCAAGGCCATCGACAAGTACTCCACCAACATAACCAAGGCCACCACCTTCCTTACCATCACGAATAACGCCCTGACCGGAATCTCGGACACCATTTCCCAGGCCAAGGAACTCGTCGCTTCCATTTCCGACGGCAGCGACAGCGCAACGGAACGGCAGAGCGTCCATGACCAGTTGGTTTCCCTGAAAAAGCAGATCATCGATTATGCCAATACCCAGTCGGGCGATAATACCTACGTGTTCGGCGGCACCAGCAATTCAACGGCGCCGTTCAGTTACACGAGCAACTCCTACGGCGGGGACGGCAACCAGTCCCAGGTGGAGATCGCCGAGAACTCATACCAGAGCCTGACGGTGACGGGAGATCGCCTCCTGAAGGGGGCCGGTTCCAATCCCAGCTACGGCTCGACGGATATTCTGCAAACGCTGGACAACCTGATCAGCGCCGTGGGGGACAGCACCACCGCGAGCGATGCCACGGCCATCCAGCAGGGGGCCAAGGATTTGGAGGCCGGGGCCTCCCAGATCAACAATGCCCAGATCGATGTGGCCGCCCGGATGAAACGCCTCGAAACGATGGCCACCATGAACACCAATAGCAAGAACACCCTGGAAAACGTCGTCAGCGACATCCAGAACGTGGATCTGACGACGGTGGGCGTCCAGTTGAGCCAGCAACAGAGCGCATACGAAGCGGCCCTGGCCGCAACGGCCAAGATATCTTCCCTGTCGCTCCTGGATTACCTGTAA
- a CDS encoding flagellar protein FlgN → METKLLEETLVQQLQLFEELHALLEQETDELARMNLDAMEDVNRQKKDLAERVEAHNGSLRRMIAMIASEQGLASGVTLGSIAAAMGHKGDLVRLRHKLTVAAQRVQDTAAVNSTISERFARTASMTLGHLSRQINRSSVYGASGGYQQRSSVAVMINREA, encoded by the coding sequence ATGGAGACGAAATTACTCGAAGAAACCCTGGTGCAGCAGCTGCAGCTGTTTGAGGAACTGCACGCCCTCCTTGAGCAGGAAACCGATGAACTCGCCCGGATGAATCTTGATGCCATGGAGGACGTGAATCGGCAGAAGAAGGATCTTGCGGAGCGCGTCGAGGCCCATAACGGTTCGCTGCGCCGCATGATCGCCATGATTGCGTCGGAGCAGGGGCTGGCATCGGGCGTCACGCTGGGGAGCATCGCCGCTGCCATGGGCCACAAGGGGGACCTCGTCCGGTTGCGCCACAAGCTCACCGTGGCGGCGCAGCGCGTCCAGGACACCGCCGCCGTGAACAGCACGATTTCGGAACGTTTCGCCAGGACTGCGAGCATGACGCTCGGCCATCTGAGCCGCCAGATCAACCGGTCGAGCGTCTACGGTGCATCGGGGGGCTATCAGCAGAGATCGTCCGTGGCGGTCATGATCAATAGGGAGGCATGA
- a CDS encoding tetratricopeptide repeat protein, translating into MASVIGSDSLSSIFAAMVDTTNRQSASNTALNNGLTFYQNGKYQQAVNSFRMAISYNADNGTGNNKTAYNYLAKAYAALGKDKEAIAAYKQSLKLDNTQDDIHVALANIYIQDNQNDAAEKELKAAMNADPSNVVAPYTLGQLLTKEGKPQEAETYFRTTIKLSPEDGNAYYGLGLSLNEQGKSSDAIPVLQKAIELKSGFAAAIYELGNAYYKNGQKDQVEAQITALTNLDTTEATTYATDLENMVSQPKITAIDTSKSTLNTTLGAVPLLAIDTDFVQPDAAKEVSVTFLFDSEMDAGSVMDISNWSITKARGATINKDTGLYDNGAYRSTDTVVSPLPTRVMYDATTQEATIFFSIRQNSTSTGTIDTSRIVFSFNGTDSSGKTMDPSANQIDGFAGEGF; encoded by the coding sequence ATGGCATCGGTCATCGGTTCTGACAGCCTCAGCTCCATATTTGCCGCCATGGTGGACACGACGAATCGCCAGAGCGCCTCCAATACGGCGCTGAACAACGGCCTGACCTTCTATCAGAACGGCAAATACCAGCAGGCGGTCAACTCCTTCAGGATGGCCATCTCCTACAACGCCGACAACGGCACGGGAAACAACAAGACCGCCTATAACTATCTGGCCAAAGCCTATGCGGCCCTGGGCAAGGACAAGGAGGCGATTGCCGCCTATAAGCAGTCGCTCAAGCTGGACAACACCCAGGACGACATTCACGTGGCCCTGGCCAATATCTATATACAGGACAACCAGAACGACGCCGCCGAAAAGGAACTGAAGGCGGCCATGAACGCCGATCCCTCGAATGTCGTGGCACCCTATACCCTCGGGCAGCTCCTCACCAAGGAAGGCAAACCGCAAGAGGCTGAAACCTACTTCAGGACGACCATCAAGCTGTCGCCCGAGGACGGCAACGCCTACTACGGTTTGGGCCTGAGCCTTAACGAACAGGGGAAGTCAAGCGACGCCATCCCGGTACTGCAAAAGGCCATTGAACTTAAATCCGGCTTTGCCGCCGCAATCTACGAACTGGGCAACGCCTACTACAAAAACGGCCAGAAAGACCAGGTGGAAGCCCAGATTACGGCATTGACCAATCTGGATACGACCGAGGCGACCACCTATGCCACCGATCTCGAAAACATGGTCAGCCAGCCCAAGATCACCGCCATAGACACATCGAAAAGCACCCTCAACACAACCCTCGGCGCGGTGCCGCTTCTGGCCATCGACACGGATTTCGTTCAGCCGGACGCCGCCAAAGAGGTCTCGGTGACCTTTCTGTTCGACTCCGAGATGGACGCCGGCTCGGTCATGGACATCAGCAACTGGAGCATCACCAAGGCCCGGGGGGCGACCATCAACAAGGATACCGGGCTGTACGACAACGGCGCCTATCGCTCCACGGATACCGTCGTCTCGCCCCTGCCCACCCGGGTTATGTACGACGCGACCACCCAGGAGGCAACGATCTTCTTTTCCATCAGGCAGAACAGCACGTCGACGGGAACCATCGATACCTCCCGGATCGTCTTCAGCTTCAACGGCACGGACAGCAGCGGCAAGACCATGGACCCCAGCGCCAACCAGATAGACGGCTTTGCCGGGGAGGGATTTTAG
- a CDS encoding flagellin — protein MAINDISLTSGMRNNLLSLQDTTKLISRTQTRLSTGKQVNTALDNPTNFFAAQTATARATDLSSRKDGMSEAVQMVSAANAGITGITSLIESAQGVAQAALATSNVTDRNTYATTFNTLMTQITELASDSGYRGTNFLNGQNQTVEFAPATAAATLQIKGFDATATGLGLSTASATSGGTAVSGDLDWGNTDATAGTSNIQSSATQLENALNTLRSQSSSLSANLSVVTTRQTFTDNMVNTLQTGADNLTLADTNQEGANLLMLQTRQSLGITSLSLASQAAQAVLKLF, from the coding sequence ATGGCAATCAATGACATTTCCCTCACCAGCGGCATGCGCAACAACCTGCTGTCCCTCCAGGACACCACCAAACTGATCAGCAGGACCCAGACCAGGCTGTCCACCGGCAAACAGGTCAACACCGCTCTCGACAACCCGACCAACTTCTTTGCCGCCCAGACCGCTACCGCCCGCGCCACCGACCTGTCGTCCCGCAAGGACGGCATGAGCGAGGCCGTGCAGATGGTTTCCGCCGCCAACGCAGGCATCACCGGCATCACCTCCCTGATCGAGTCCGCCCAGGGTGTCGCCCAGGCCGCATTGGCAACCAGCAACGTTACCGACCGCAACACCTACGCAACCACCTTCAACACCCTGATGACCCAGATCACCGAGTTGGCCAGCGACTCCGGCTACCGCGGCACCAACTTCCTCAACGGCCAGAACCAGACCGTTGAATTCGCCCCCGCCACCGCCGCCGCCACCCTGCAGATCAAGGGCTTCGACGCCACGGCAACCGGCCTGGGCCTGAGCACCGCTTCCGCCACCAGCGGCGGCACCGCCGTCAGCGGCGACCTCGACTGGGGCAATACGGACGCAACCGCCGGCACCAGCAACATCCAGTCTTCGGCCACCCAGCTCGAAAATGCACTCAACACCCTGCGCAGCCAGTCGTCTTCGCTGTCCGCCAACCTGAGCGTTGTCACCACCCGTCAGACCTTCACCGACAACATGGTCAACACGCTCCAGACCGGCGCCGACAACCTGACCCTGGCCGACACCAACCAGGAAGGCGCCAACCTGCTGATGCTGCAGACCCGCCAGAGCCTGGGCATCACGTCGCTCAGCCTCGCTTCCCAGGCAGCACAGGCTGTCCTGAAACTGTTCTAA